Proteins encoded together in one Streptomyces sp. B1I3 window:
- a CDS encoding potassium/proton antiporter produces the protein MAAVRISSRSGLPSLLLYLGIGIAMGQDGFFDVKFDNAELTQVIGYAALVVILAEGGLGTKWKEVRPALPAAAMLSTVGVGISVGVTAGAAHYLVGLEWRQALIIGAVVSSTDAAAVFSVLRKVPLPSRITGVLEAESGFNDAPVVILVVAFSTVGPVEHWYVLVGEIALELAIGAAIGLAVGWLGSFGLRHVALPASGLYPIAVMAIAVSAYAAGAMAHGSGFLAVYLAAMVLGNSKLPHWPATRGFADGLGWLAQIGMFVLLGLLVTPHDLIDDFWPAVVVGLVLTAVARPLSVFISLVPFRLPGREKALMSWAGLRGAVPIILATIPMVSGIEGSTRVFNIVFVLVIVYTLIQGPTLPWLAKALKIADDPSETADLGIESAPLERLRGHLLSVAVPGKSKMHGVEVAELRLPAGAAVTLVVREGKSFVPAPSTVLRRGDELLVVATDPVRDAAEARLRAVGRGGKLAGWLGAGGAGRQDDASLDLPHVMKLAKKLGRGGEGGSSARGGSPAGGTRRRPGSASGGTKARH, from the coding sequence GTGGCGGCCGTACGCATCTCGTCCCGCAGCGGACTCCCCAGCCTGCTCCTGTACCTCGGCATCGGCATCGCCATGGGCCAGGACGGCTTCTTCGACGTCAAGTTCGACAACGCCGAGTTGACCCAGGTGATCGGCTACGCCGCCCTTGTCGTCATCCTCGCCGAGGGCGGTCTGGGCACGAAGTGGAAAGAAGTCAGGCCCGCCCTCCCGGCGGCGGCCATGCTGTCGACCGTCGGCGTGGGCATCAGCGTGGGTGTCACCGCGGGCGCGGCACACTACCTCGTCGGCCTGGAATGGCGGCAGGCCCTGATCATCGGCGCCGTCGTCTCGTCCACCGACGCGGCTGCGGTCTTCTCCGTGTTGCGCAAGGTCCCCCTCCCCTCCCGCATCACGGGCGTGCTGGAGGCCGAGTCGGGCTTCAACGACGCCCCCGTGGTCATCCTCGTCGTCGCGTTCTCCACGGTCGGCCCCGTGGAGCACTGGTACGTCCTGGTGGGCGAGATAGCCCTGGAGCTGGCCATCGGCGCGGCCATCGGCCTCGCCGTGGGCTGGCTCGGCTCCTTCGGCCTGCGCCATGTGGCACTGCCCGCGTCCGGGCTCTACCCGATCGCCGTCATGGCCATCGCGGTGTCGGCGTACGCGGCCGGCGCCATGGCCCACGGCAGCGGGTTCCTGGCCGTCTACCTGGCCGCGATGGTCCTCGGCAACTCCAAGCTGCCGCACTGGCCGGCCACCCGGGGCTTCGCGGACGGGCTCGGCTGGCTGGCGCAGATCGGCATGTTCGTCCTGCTCGGCCTGCTGGTCACCCCGCACGACCTGATCGACGACTTCTGGCCCGCCGTGGTCGTGGGGCTGGTCCTCACCGCCGTCGCACGGCCGCTGTCGGTCTTCATCAGCCTGGTGCCGTTCCGGCTGCCGGGGCGCGAGAAGGCCCTGATGTCCTGGGCGGGACTGCGTGGCGCCGTACCCATCATCCTGGCGACCATCCCGATGGTGTCCGGGATCGAGGGCAGCACCCGGGTCTTCAACATCGTCTTCGTGCTCGTCATCGTCTACACGCTGATCCAGGGGCCCACCCTGCCCTGGCTCGCCAAGGCCCTGAAGATCGCCGACGACCCCTCCGAAACCGCGGACCTGGGCATCGAATCGGCGCCCCTGGAGCGGCTGCGCGGGCATCTGCTGTCCGTCGCGGTCCCCGGGAAGTCGAAGATGCACGGCGTGGAGGTCGCCGAACTGCGGCTGCCGGCCGGGGCAGCCGTCACCCTCGTCGTACGGGAAGGCAAGAGCTTCGTGCCCGCGCCGTCCACGGTGCTACGGCGCGGGGACGAACTCCTGGTCGTCGCGACCGACCCGGTGCGTGACGCGGCCGAGGCACGCCTGCGTGCGGTCGGCCGGGGCGGCAAGCTGGCCGGCTGGCTGGGGGCCGGCGGGGCCGGGCGTCAGGACGACGCCTCCCTGGACCTGCCGCACGTCATGAAGCTGGCGAAGAAGCTGGGCCGGGGCGGCGAGGGCGGGTCTTCCGCCCGGGGCGGCTCACCGGCCGGCGGCACGCGGCGCCGGCCGGGCAGCGCTTCGGGGGGCACGAAGGCCCGCCACTGA